The following coding sequences lie in one Flavobacterium sediminis genomic window:
- a CDS encoding TolC family protein, translated as MLQKRYKTVIKVFICGFVLLQGTNNLFAQQQLTLAESKELALKNNNRIGKAKEDVIATQSDKLIADVAGRPKLDASATAFYFGEPLNTMLPEYGFAPMVSVTQPIYTGGKIKYGKQMAETNIQMSNAQQRLVEDEVLLATETAYWLLVQAKEEIKLEQQVKKQLASHYTFLNNQFGAGLIYKNDVLRAKVLQNENEARLQAAENKLILAKRRLSQLIGMEAPTGIDVADTLSTGDFSKQGVLDAVDANRPEIELATNGIKMSQLTKSMLKADLKPSVGLSLNGMAAFGKEGINFGDPTKNHMLTYFGMLSVKIPVFDWGSRKEKVKQQEANIRSAEYGLKELKSQITVEIEHAMLNLQLQANNIDLMQASLIEADENLKLSNDRFKAGTITGEDVLIAETLWQRAYSNMLDAKIRYKIAEAVYHKATGQIK; from the coding sequence ATGTTACAGAAAAGATATAAAACAGTCATAAAGGTTTTTATATGCGGTTTCGTTCTTTTGCAGGGAACAAACAACCTCTTTGCACAACAGCAGCTAACCCTTGCGGAAAGCAAAGAACTGGCATTAAAAAACAATAACAGAATAGGCAAAGCTAAAGAAGACGTAATTGCCACCCAATCCGACAAGCTGATTGCGGATGTGGCAGGCAGACCAAAACTGGATGCTTCGGCAACCGCCTTTTACTTTGGCGAGCCATTGAACACAATGCTGCCCGAATACGGGTTTGCACCGATGGTCAGCGTTACACAGCCGATTTACACAGGCGGTAAGATTAAGTACGGCAAGCAGATGGCAGAAACCAATATACAGATGAGCAATGCGCAACAACGATTGGTGGAAGACGAAGTATTACTGGCTACCGAAACCGCTTACTGGCTTTTAGTGCAGGCTAAGGAAGAAATCAAACTGGAACAGCAGGTTAAAAAGCAACTGGCTTCGCATTATACATTCCTGAACAACCAGTTTGGGGCAGGATTGATTTACAAAAACGATGTATTGCGGGCAAAGGTGCTCCAGAATGAAAACGAAGCCCGTTTGCAGGCTGCGGAGAATAAGCTCATCCTGGCAAAAAGAAGATTGAGCCAGTTAATCGGGATGGAAGCCCCAACAGGTATAGACGTAGCCGATACATTGAGTACGGGCGACTTTTCTAAGCAGGGTGTTTTGGATGCTGTCGATGCGAACCGACCGGAAATTGAGTTGGCAACCAATGGCATTAAAATGAGCCAGCTTACCAAAAGTATGCTCAAAGCCGACCTGAAACCATCGGTAGGCTTATCGCTCAATGGAATGGCTGCCTTTGGAAAAGAGGGTATTAACTTTGGCGACCCGACCAAAAACCATATGCTAACCTACTTTGGTATGCTAAGCGTGAAAATCCCGGTTTTTGACTGGGGTAGCAGAAAAGAAAAAGTAAAACAGCAGGAAGCTAATATACGTTCGGCTGAATACGGTTTGAAAGAACTGAAAAGCCAAATCACGGTGGAGATTGAGCACGCAATGCTTAATCTGCAATTGCAGGCGAATAACATTGATTTGATGCAGGCGTCATTAATTGAAGCCGACGAAAATTTGAAGTTGAGCAATGACCGCTTTAAAGCCGGAACCATTACCGGAGAAGATGTGCTGATAGCTGAAACGCTTTGGCAAAGAGCATACAGCAATATGTTGGATGCAAAAATACGGTACAAAATAGCCGAAGCTGTGTACCACAAAGCTACTGGGCAGATAAAATAG
- a CDS encoding efflux RND transporter periplasmic adaptor subunit, translating to MRTSKIGLLSLFLIGAGLIQSCKQKEEKQLKDEPPVVTVATINSSETEQSVSYSGSIVPDNMTTISFAVPGTINSVGVNEGQRVSKGQFLASIDATEYEAALQIANASLEQSQDAFRRFDELYKKGSFPEKDYIDIKTKVAQAEANKKINRKRIADSRLHSPTNGIITVKTAEVGGMAAPGVPAFTIVKTDMVYAQFAVPESEIGSFKQGMQVDVNIPTLQRNFTGKITIINPVADEISKAFTLKVRLDNPGGVLMPGMITEVLAGVPVKVKQVRVPLTAIINNVDKIPHVYVVDKNNTAKLTRVTVGKIVGDAVIITDGLNESQTIILAGQNNVKDGQKVKAQTTSVTASAPKSE from the coding sequence ATGAGAACAAGTAAAATTGGTTTGTTATCCCTCTTCCTTATCGGAGCCGGATTGATACAGAGTTGCAAACAAAAAGAAGAAAAACAGTTAAAAGATGAGCCTCCGGTAGTAACCGTAGCCACTATCAACAGTTCGGAAACCGAGCAATCCGTTTCCTATTCGGGTTCCATTGTTCCCGACAATATGACTACCATAAGTTTTGCCGTTCCCGGCACGATTAACAGTGTGGGTGTAAATGAGGGGCAGCGAGTGAGCAAAGGACAGTTTCTTGCAAGCATTGATGCCACCGAGTACGAAGCGGCATTGCAGATTGCCAATGCCAGTTTAGAGCAGAGCCAGGATGCGTTCAGAAGATTTGATGAACTGTACAAAAAAGGAAGTTTCCCTGAAAAGGATTACATCGACATCAAGACCAAAGTAGCGCAGGCAGAAGCCAACAAAAAAATCAACCGCAAGCGCATTGCCGACAGCCGTTTGCATTCGCCTACCAATGGTATAATTACCGTGAAAACTGCCGAGGTTGGCGGTATGGCAGCACCGGGCGTTCCTGCCTTTACCATTGTAAAAACAGATATGGTATATGCGCAGTTTGCCGTACCCGAAAGCGAAATCGGCAGCTTTAAACAAGGGATGCAGGTAGATGTGAATATTCCTACATTGCAACGCAATTTCACGGGTAAAATCACCATCATTAATCCCGTAGCCGATGAAATTTCAAAAGCATTTACCCTTAAAGTACGCTTGGACAATCCGGGCGGCGTGCTGATGCCGGGAATGATTACCGAAGTGCTTGCAGGCGTCCCGGTAAAGGTTAAGCAGGTACGTGTACCACTTACCGCCATCATCAACAATGTAGATAAAATCCCGCACGTGTACGTGGTAGATAAGAACAACACCGCTAAGCTGACGAGGGTTACAGTGGGCAAAATCGTAGGCGATGCGGTTATTATAACCGATGGTCTTAACGAAAGCCAGACCATTATCCTTGCCGGGCAAAATAACGTGAAAGACGGGCAGAAAGTAAAAGCGCAAACTACATCGGTAACAGCATCAGCCCCAAAATCTGAATAA
- a CDS encoding efflux RND transporter permease subunit: MDELEDGIKTIPSVSKIKRYGGQKQQVFITLREDVLKQYGFGINEITNTLSQQNVTIPSGDIEIDKNRFLIFTDAQYQNENEIGNLIVYSSPQGGNIRLRDIANIERRYEDLKSKITVSGNDVMMLTVEMQPGQNIVDLGNALTQKVAEVKEILPSDVQVSTIVDQPEVVDMNLGHFFIEFGIAIAAVILVVMLLLPFRVATISAIAAPVTIAVTFAILNLLGIEMHQVSLAAMIIVLGMVVDDAIIVVDNYIEKVDEKIPSWTAAWQSATQLMVPIFTATLTIVLSFLPLAFTLTGLTREFVQWIPITVSIALAVSFLVALFLTPYMCYHFLKKGLKKHDDKPKKRNFLDRMQDGFDRAIEFCMKWQKTTLVAGLVIFLLSFVVGSQVKTEFFPIVERNQFNLELWMDNGTNIHETEAAVKKIEKEIAGDKRIVNTASFIGTSSPRFYSTYAPEHPRENFAQVFINTTSKDATAEMIDEYVQKFNNYLPNGYVRVRQLSKKQQHAPIEIRVIGKDMTEQKKVAKQVAALLENTKGSNWVRTDYQNDYVGLKAVVKEDVALRLGVTKAQIAQALGAKIKGYPVSQMWEGNKAIDIVLRTDESDRENLDALGNMYINSTFGAKVPLKQVVDLQPSWHTGAIVHRNGLRTLTVSSEAQLGRKPAEVFAEVQPKIDSLKLPKGIKIAYGGEYEDGLESGPKMGKAFMISFVLIFLVLLFQFKRVGKVFIVLASFPLSLLGAMLGLFLTGYEFGFMAIIGITALLGIVVRNGIILVDYADELVREHGHTIREAALFAAKRRMRPIFLTSMAAAIGLIPLMASGSPEWGPISSTISIGILVSMITTLFIVPVLYYRFVKPPKNKQSDEQHERNTDTDVHHQKYLS; the protein is encoded by the coding sequence TTGGATGAACTGGAAGACGGCATTAAGACGATACCGTCCGTTTCCAAAATCAAGCGTTACGGCGGACAGAAGCAGCAGGTATTTATTACCCTGCGAGAAGATGTATTGAAGCAATACGGTTTCGGTATCAACGAAATCACAAACACATTAAGCCAACAGAATGTAACTATTCCGAGTGGCGATATTGAAATTGACAAAAACCGTTTCCTTATTTTCACGGATGCGCAGTATCAGAATGAAAATGAAATCGGGAACCTGATTGTATATAGTTCCCCGCAGGGCGGCAATATCCGTTTGCGGGATATAGCCAACATCGAGAGAAGATATGAAGACCTGAAAAGCAAAATTACCGTTTCAGGAAACGATGTAATGATGCTGACCGTAGAAATGCAGCCCGGACAGAACATTGTCGATTTGGGTAATGCGCTGACACAGAAAGTTGCTGAAGTAAAAGAAATCCTGCCATCAGATGTGCAGGTCAGCACCATTGTTGACCAACCCGAAGTGGTTGATATGAATTTGGGGCATTTCTTTATCGAGTTCGGTATCGCCATTGCAGCCGTTATCTTGGTCGTAATGCTCCTGCTGCCGTTCAGGGTTGCCACCATTTCAGCCATTGCAGCACCCGTTACCATTGCCGTAACATTTGCTATCCTCAATTTGTTGGGTATCGAAATGCACCAGGTTAGTTTGGCGGCAATGATTATCGTACTGGGGATGGTGGTCGATGATGCCATTATCGTAGTGGATAATTACATCGAGAAAGTGGACGAAAAAATACCGTCGTGGACTGCCGCCTGGCAGAGTGCCACGCAGTTGATGGTTCCCATTTTCACGGCTACGCTTACCATTGTCCTATCGTTTCTGCCGTTGGCATTTACGCTTACCGGGCTTACGAGAGAGTTTGTGCAATGGATACCGATTACCGTAAGCATAGCTTTGGCGGTTTCGTTCCTTGTAGCCTTGTTCCTTACGCCGTATATGTGTTACCACTTCCTGAAAAAAGGATTGAAAAAGCACGATGATAAACCCAAAAAACGCAATTTCTTAGACCGGATGCAGGACGGTTTCGACCGGGCAATCGAGTTCTGTATGAAATGGCAGAAAACTACGTTGGTAGCAGGTTTGGTTATCTTCTTACTGTCTTTCGTGGTAGGTAGTCAGGTTAAAACCGAATTTTTCCCTATCGTGGAAAGAAACCAGTTCAACCTTGAATTGTGGATGGATAACGGTACGAATATCCACGAAACCGAAGCAGCCGTTAAGAAGATAGAAAAGGAAATTGCAGGCGATAAGCGCATTGTAAACACAGCAAGTTTTATCGGTACAAGCTCGCCACGTTTCTACTCTACCTATGCACCGGAGCACCCACGGGAAAACTTTGCGCAGGTATTCATCAATACCACAAGCAAAGATGCAACGGCAGAAATGATAGACGAGTATGTACAGAAATTCAACAACTACCTGCCGAACGGTTATGTGCGGGTTAGGCAGCTAAGCAAGAAGCAGCAGCACGCACCGATTGAAATCCGTGTGATTGGCAAGGATATGACCGAGCAGAAAAAAGTAGCCAAGCAGGTTGCAGCATTACTGGAAAACACTAAAGGTTCTAACTGGGTGCGCACCGATTATCAGAATGATTATGTAGGGCTGAAAGCCGTGGTTAAAGAAGATGTAGCCTTGCGTTTGGGCGTTACCAAAGCGCAGATAGCACAGGCATTGGGTGCAAAGATAAAAGGATACCCGGTATCGCAGATGTGGGAGGGCAATAAAGCCATCGACATTGTATTGCGTACAGACGAAAGCGACAGGGAAAATCTGGATGCTTTGGGCAATATGTACATCAATTCAACATTCGGTGCTAAGGTTCCTCTAAAGCAGGTGGTAGATTTACAACCGTCGTGGCATACTGGGGCTATTGTACACCGTAACGGGTTAAGAACCTTAACCGTTTCTTCCGAAGCGCAGTTGGGCAGAAAACCCGCAGAAGTATTTGCAGAAGTACAGCCTAAAATTGACAGCCTGAAACTGCCTAAAGGCATTAAGATTGCCTACGGCGGCGAGTATGAGGATGGACTGGAAAGCGGTCCCAAAATGGGAAAGGCTTTTATGATAAGTTTCGTTCTCATCTTCCTTGTGCTGTTATTCCAGTTCAAGCGTGTGGGTAAAGTATTCATTGTACTGGCTTCGTTCCCGTTGAGTTTACTGGGCGCAATGTTGGGCTTGTTCCTTACAGGGTACGAGTTCGGGTTTATGGCAATCATCGGTATTACCGCCTTACTGGGTATCGTAGTCCGTAACGGGATTATCCTCGTGGACTATGCAGATGAACTGGTAAGGGAGCACGGTCATACGATTAGAGAAGCAGCCCTGTTTGCAGCTAAACGAAGAATGCGACCAATCTTCCTTACCTCAATGGCGGCAGCAATCGGTTTGATACCGTTAATGGCGAGTGGCTCGCCGGAATGGGGACCGATTTCAAGTACCATTTCAATCGGTATTCTGGTATCAATGATTACCACATTATTTATCGTTCCGGTACTGTATTACAGGTTCGTAAAACCACCTAAAAACAAACAATCGGATGAACAGCACGAGCGCAATACCGATACCGATGTTCACCACCAAAAATATTTATCATAA
- a CDS encoding DUF2652 domain-containing protein, which translates to MQHDTANKNGMIMIPDISGFTDFVIKSNMFVGKYITESLLKSVMDSNILCLEISEVEGDAILFYKYHNLPTFEETLMQIEQMYNDFQKECKRLALQLAIEIPLSLKIIVHYGEFTKYKIGKFEKLYGAPVVEAHKMLKNHIAEYPPYALFSNAFLEINFDQPEKATVAYDNCEDCKYLPEIGYIHYL; encoded by the coding sequence ATGCAACACGATACTGCCAATAAAAACGGTATGATAATGATACCCGACATTTCAGGCTTTACGGATTTCGTTATCAAATCAAATATGTTTGTTGGAAAATACATAACAGAAAGCCTGCTCAAATCAGTAATGGATAGCAATATCCTTTGCCTTGAAATTTCCGAGGTTGAGGGCGATGCGATACTTTTTTACAAGTACCACAACCTGCCCACCTTTGAAGAAACATTGATGCAGATAGAACAGATGTACAACGATTTTCAAAAGGAATGCAAACGCCTCGCATTACAACTGGCAATAGAAATTCCTTTATCATTAAAGATAATTGTACACTACGGGGAATTTACCAAATACAAAATCGGGAAATTCGAGAAGCTCTACGGAGCACCAGTGGTAGAAGCCCACAAGATGCTGAAAAATCACATTGCGGAATACCCGCCATATGCGTTATTTTCTAATGCGTTTTTGGAAATCAATTTTGACCAACCCGAAAAAGCAACCGTTGCGTATGACAACTGCGAAGACTGTAAATACCTGCCCGAAATAGGTTATATCCATTACCTATAA
- a CDS encoding CusA/CzcA family heavy metal efflux RND transporter, with protein MLDSIIKFSIKNKIVIAIMTLVLIIWGVWSATKLSIDAVPDITNNQVQIITACPTLAGQEVEQLVTFPIEQSIANIPDLVETRSISRFGLSVVTVVFKENVDIYFARQLVNEKLKEAEEKIPKGIGTPELAPVSTGLGEVYQYIIHPKKGSEHKYNAKDLRTMQDWIVARQLYGTPGIAEVNSFGGELKQYEVAVNPDRLRAMTVSIPDIFNALEQNNQNTGGAYIDKKPNAYFIRGVGLATSLEDIRNIPVKITGHTPIFIKDVADVRYGSAVRYGALTYNGEVDAVGGVVMMLKGENSNEVVKRIKEKLPTIQKSLPEDVTIEPYLDRTELVGRAMDTVEKNLIEGALIVIFVLVLFLGNLRAGLIVASAIPLAMLFALGMMNVFGVSANLMSLGAIDFGLIVDGAVIVVEATLHHLGLRKSTNKLTQSEMDEEVFLSASKIRTSAAFGEIIILIVYIPILTLVGVEGKMFTPMAQTVGFAIFGALILSLTYIPMMCALFLPKKGHDKPNFSDKFMDKLQGFYQPLLQKAIRVKYWLVGVTTAVFVVAVILFSRMGGEFIPQLQEGDFAFHCILPQGSSLNQSIETSMQASRILKEFDEVKMVVGKTGAAEVPTDPMPPEATDMMIILKPQDEWKSKKSYNELGDEMMERLSVIPGVFFEKNQPIQMRFNELMTGIRQDVAVKIFGENMDTLSVYANKVSEVVQQVKGATPPQVEKVNGLPQINIDYDRTRMANYGLTIQQVNDIVSTAFAGKAAGVIYENERQFELVVRLDSVHRSSIEDVRNLMIPTNTGFQIPISQVADVNYKLDAAQISREAGKRRIVIGFNVAGRDVQSVVTDIQQQLSEKVKLPTGYYFTYGGQFENLKEASNRLMIAVPVSLLLIFALLYFTFRSFKQAGLIFTAIPMSAIGGVFALMLRGMPFSISAGIGFIALFGVAVLNGIVLIGTFNQLKKDGLDDVIKRTIEGTKIRLRPVLMTATVASLGFLPMAISTSAGAEVQKPLATVVIGGLITATFLTLFVLPLLYIIFNSKFNFKNSKGVKTTVIALLLGIGGMTTANAQERVSIDTAINTALQSNGQVNVNKSEIDAAKYNVKTANDIPMTQVFVENEDLRPSDKTGIWKIGLTQSIAWPGLYAARKDYLKAQLKYSELNTEVMNANIRKDVRTAYYQLWFLQDKNLLLKSLDSIYTNLFNTTQVRVRTGDVAKLDQIAADAQLKQLKAYVEQNNKEIVIQQQQLMVLLNRNEWILPIDEPLQKLETNLYDENNVHPVLQLQQQNVSVAAANIKIQKKSNLPEFSARVFSQRLYGVSDPFTGFSVSVGFPLFGAGAYKNKVNVANKEKEVQENLLSYQTQVMATDKKSAIAEMEKNMALLSFFETSGLQQAKDITEAASQSYRSGDISFAELSQFLTQAINIRQNYLDVLNSYNHSAIQYNYLNNK; from the coding sequence ATGTTAGATAGTATAATTAAATTCAGCATCAAGAACAAAATCGTCATTGCTATAATGACATTGGTTCTTATCATTTGGGGCGTATGGAGTGCAACCAAATTGTCAATAGATGCCGTACCGGATATTACCAATAATCAGGTACAGATTATTACTGCCTGTCCTACACTGGCGGGGCAGGAAGTGGAACAGTTGGTTACGTTCCCCATTGAGCAGAGCATCGCCAACATTCCCGATTTAGTAGAAACAAGAAGTATATCCCGGTTCGGGCTTTCCGTCGTTACGGTAGTGTTCAAAGAAAATGTAGACATCTACTTTGCAAGGCAGTTGGTCAATGAAAAACTGAAAGAAGCCGAAGAAAAAATTCCGAAAGGTATCGGCACGCCTGAACTGGCTCCGGTAAGTACAGGGCTTGGAGAAGTCTATCAATACATCATCCACCCCAAAAAAGGCAGCGAGCATAAGTACAACGCCAAAGACCTGCGTACAATGCAAGATTGGATTGTTGCCCGCCAGTTGTACGGCACGCCAGGCATTGCCGAAGTAAACAGCTTTGGCGGAGAATTGAAACAATACGAGGTTGCGGTAAACCCCGACCGATTGAGAGCGATGACCGTAAGTATTCCCGACATATTCAACGCACTGGAACAAAACAATCAGAATACGGGCGGTGCATATATCGACAAGAAGCCTAACGCTTATTTTATCCGTGGTGTGGGCTTGGCTACTTCGTTGGAAGATATTAGAAATATACCCGTAAAAATCACGGGGCATACACCCATTTTTATTAAAGACGTAGCCGATGTGCGTTACGGTAGTGCCGTGCGTTACGGCGCACTAACCTATAACGGAGAAGTAGATGCCGTGGGCGGTGTGGTAATGATGCTCAAAGGCGAGAACAGTAACGAGGTGGTAAAACGGATAAAAGAGAAATTACCCACCATTCAGAAATCATTACCGGAAGATGTAACCATCGAGCCGTATTTAGACCGTACCGAATTAGTAGGCAGGGCAATGGACACAGTGGAAAAGAACTTGATTGAGGGAGCTTTGATTGTGATTTTTGTGCTTGTGCTGTTTCTGGGCAACCTAAGAGCCGGGCTAATCGTAGCATCAGCCATTCCGTTAGCGATGCTGTTTGCATTGGGGATGATGAACGTGTTTGGCGTTAGTGCCAACCTTATGAGCCTGGGAGCGATTGACTTCGGTTTGATTGTGGACGGTGCCGTTATTGTCGTGGAAGCAACCCTACACCATTTGGGCTTGCGGAAATCCACCAATAAACTGACCCAAAGCGAAATGGACGAGGAAGTATTTTTGTCCGCTTCCAAAATCAGGACAAGTGCCGCATTTGGCGAAATCATTATCCTTATCGTATATATCCCAATCCTGACGTTGGTAGGCGTTGAGGGTAAAATGTTCACACCGATGGCGCAAACCGTAGGCTTTGCCATTTTCGGCGCATTGATATTGTCCTTGACCTATATCCCAATGATGTGTGCGTTGTTCCTGCCGAAAAAAGGGCACGACAAGCCGAATTTCAGCGACAAGTTTATGGATAAGCTGCAAGGCTTCTACCAACCTTTGTTGCAGAAAGCTATCAGGGTTAAATATTGGTTAGTGGGCGTTACCACTGCGGTATTTGTAGTTGCCGTTATTCTGTTCAGCAGAATGGGCGGCGAGTTCATCCCGCAGTTGCAGGAGGGAGATTTTGCCTTTCACTGTATTTTACCTCAGGGAAGTTCGCTCAATCAGAGTATAGAAACGTCGATGCAGGCATCCCGCATTCTTAAAGAATTTGACGAGGTTAAAATGGTAGTCGGCAAGACCGGAGCTGCCGAAGTGCCTACCGACCCGATGCCGCCTGAAGCTACGGATATGATGATTATCCTCAAACCGCAGGACGAATGGAAAAGCAAGAAAAGCTACAACGAGTTAGGGGATGAAATGATGGAAAGGCTGTCCGTTATTCCGGGCGTTTTCTTTGAGAAGAACCAACCGATACAGATGCGTTTCAACGAATTGATGACAGGTATTCGTCAGGACGTTGCCGTTAAGATATTCGGGGAGAATATGGACACGTTAAGCGTGTATGCCAATAAGGTTAGCGAAGTAGTACAGCAGGTAAAAGGAGCCACACCGCCACAGGTGGAAAAGGTAAACGGCTTGCCGCAGATTAACATCGACTACGACCGTACCCGGATGGCAAATTACGGGCTGACGATACAACAGGTAAACGATATTGTGAGTACCGCATTTGCAGGTAAAGCAGCCGGGGTTATTTATGAGAACGAAAGGCAGTTTGAGCTTGTGGTAAGGTTGGATAGCGTACACCGCAGCAGCATCGAAGATGTAAGGAACCTGATGATACCAACTAATACAGGCTTTCAGATACCCATATCGCAGGTTGCTGATGTCAATTACAAATTGGATGCCGCACAAATCAGCCGTGAAGCGGGAAAACGCCGCATTGTGATTGGCTTTAACGTAGCCGGACGTGATGTGCAAAGCGTTGTTACCGATATTCAGCAGCAGCTTTCCGAAAAAGTAAAATTGCCCACAGGGTATTACTTTACTTACGGCGGTCAGTTTGAGAACCTGAAAGAAGCCAGTAACCGCCTGATGATTGCCGTACCAGTATCGCTGTTATTGATATTCGCATTGCTTTATTTCACATTCCGTTCATTCAAGCAGGCAGGTTTGATATTTACTGCCATCCCGATGAGTGCCATCGGCGGTGTGTTTGCTTTGATGCTGCGGGGAATGCCTTTCAGTATTAGCGCAGGTATCGGCTTTATTGCCCTGTTCGGTGTTGCCGTATTGAACGGTATTGTATTGATAGGCACATTCAACCAACTGAAAAAAGACGGTTTGGATGATGTGATAAAACGGACAATCGAGGGAACAAAAATCCGGTTACGTCCGGTATTGATGACGGCAACGGTAGCATCACTGGGCTTCCTGCCGATGGCAATCAGCACCAGTGCCGGGGCAGAAGTACAAAAGCCATTGGCTACAGTAGTGATTGGCGGATTAATAACGGCTACATTTCTTACCCTGTTTGTATTGCCATTGCTCTACATCATATTCAATTCAAAATTTAATTTCAAAAACAGTAAAGGTGTGAAAACAACCGTAATCGCTCTTTTACTGGGTATCGGAGGTATGACCACTGCCAATGCCCAGGAAAGGGTAAGCATAGATACTGCTATTAATACCGCATTGCAAAGCAATGGGCAGGTCAACGTCAATAAGTCGGAGATTGATGCGGCTAAATACAATGTAAAGACCGCTAACGATATACCAATGACACAGGTATTTGTAGAAAATGAAGATTTAAGACCATCGGACAAAACGGGTATATGGAAAATCGGGCTTACGCAAAGTATTGCGTGGCCCGGCTTATATGCTGCCCGCAAGGACTATTTAAAAGCACAGCTAAAATATTCCGAATTGAATACAGAGGTTATGAATGCCAATATCCGAAAAGACGTTAGAACCGCTTATTACCAGTTGTGGTTTTTGCAGGATAAAAATCTGTTACTGAAAAGCCTTGACAGCATTTACACCAACCTCTTCAATACAACACAGGTTCGGGTTAGAACGGGCGACGTCGCAAAGCTCGACCAGATTGCGGCAGATGCCCAACTCAAACAGTTAAAAGCCTACGTGGAGCAGAACAATAAGGAAATTGTAATACAGCAACAGCAATTAATGGTATTGCTCAATCGTAACGAATGGATACTCCCAATAGATGAGCCGTTACAGAAATTGGAAACGAACTTGTATGATGAAAACAATGTACACCCGGTATTGCAGTTGCAGCAGCAAAATGTAAGCGTTGCGGCGGCAAATATCAAGATACAAAAGAAAAGCAATTTGCCCGAATTTTCAGCAAGGGTATTCAGCCAGAGATTGTACGGCGTTTCAGACCCGTTTACGGGCTTTTCGGTTTCGGTAGGCTTCCCGTTGTTTGGTGCAGGTGCGTATAAAAACAAAGTGAATGTAGCCAACAAGGAAAAGGAAGTACAGGAAAACCTATTGTCTTACCAAACGCAGGTAATGGCAACGGACAAGAAATCTGCCATCGCAGAAATGGAAAAGAATATGGCTTTGTTGAGCTTCTTTGAAACATCGGGACTGCAACAGGCAAAGGATATTACCGAAGCGGCGTCACAAAGCTACCGCTCGGGAGATATCAGCTTTGCAGAACTAAGCCAGTTCTTAACGCAGGCAATCAATATCCGCCAAAATTATCTGGACGTTCTGAACAGTTACAATCACTCAGCAATTCAATACAATTACCTTAATAACAAATAA
- a CDS encoding Fur family transcriptional regulator, giving the protein MKDLEEKLLRRNIKPTSVRLLIFRRMSDFKKAFSLTDLETELETVNKSTIFRTLTLFHDNLLIHTIDDGSGAMKYSICSDNCMCTVGDLHVHFNCNRCKNTFCLESIAIPPIQLPDKFLLESINFVMKGMCNECSRFVKTK; this is encoded by the coding sequence ATGAAAGATTTAGAAGAAAAACTATTGCGCAGGAACATAAAACCAACTTCGGTTAGGCTGTTAATCTTTAGAAGAATGTCTGACTTTAAAAAGGCTTTCAGCCTGACTGATTTGGAAACCGAACTGGAAACGGTCAATAAATCGACCATATTCAGGACGTTGACCCTCTTTCACGATAACCTACTCATTCATACTATTGATGATGGCTCCGGCGCAATGAAGTATTCTATTTGCAGCGATAACTGTATGTGCACCGTTGGCGACTTGCACGTGCACTTTAACTGTAACCGATGCAAGAATACCTTCTGCCTCGAAAGTATTGCCATTCCGCCTATCCAGTTGCCCGACAAATTTTTGTTGGAGAGTATCAATTTTGTAATGAAAGGAATGTGCAACGAATGTTCGAGGTTCGTTAAAACAAAATAA
- a CDS encoding efflux RND transporter permease subunit: MAFYPGADEEQIEKEVTDKLEQYLFGFEEIKKEKTHSESKPGQVVVTVELQDYVKDTKKFWNTLQHGLDANMPLALPRGVQGPYVNSDFGDVVVQMIAVSAPVVLTPSWKTIWMNWKTALRRYRPFPKSSVTADRSSRYLLPCEKMY, encoded by the coding sequence GTGGCTTTCTACCCCGGAGCCGACGAAGAGCAGATAGAGAAAGAAGTAACCGACAAGCTGGAACAATACCTGTTCGGTTTCGAGGAAATCAAAAAAGAAAAAACCCATTCGGAAAGTAAGCCCGGACAGGTGGTTGTAACGGTAGAATTGCAGGACTATGTAAAGGACACCAAAAAATTCTGGAATACTTTACAGCACGGTTTGGATGCCAATATGCCTTTAGCATTGCCACGGGGCGTACAGGGACCGTATGTGAACAGCGATTTCGGCGATGTGGTTGTTCAGATGATTGCCGTATCAGCCCCGGTCGTTCTTACGCCCAGTTGGAAAACTATTTGGATGAACTGGAAGACGGCATTAAGACGATACCGTCCGTTTCCAAAATCAAGCGTTACGGCGGACAGAAGCAGCAGGTATTTATTACCCTGCGAGAAGATGTATTGA